Proteins encoded together in one Sinorhizobium meliloti window:
- a CDS encoding multidrug effflux MFS transporter: MYEMTTPIDQAATLSGLTKVQFIALMAMLMSINAISIDIMLPGLQEIGASLGVADENHRQYVITAYLLGMGFAQLFFGPLSDRFGRKAPLLGGLALYGVSALAIVFVPTFTTLLFLRLVQGIGAAATRVITVSIVRDVYGGRQMAEIMSLVMMVFMIVPVIAPSIGQLIMLFSEWHMIFVVIALFAVAVALPVALRLRETLAPANRRPFTASSILAGFRIVLTNRLALFYTLATSALLGGLFGFINSAQQILVGVYGLGVWFPAVFAAFAGMMAVASFTNSRLVRTFGMRALSHAALLGFTLASFIWMSASLIGPLPLPVFMLLHAATMFQFGLIAANFNAMAMEPLGHVAGTASSVLGFTQTIGGGIIGAFIGQAFDNSVTPLAVGFFTVALVALVCVLIAEGGKLFKPHNPAG; this comes from the coding sequence ATGTATGAAATGACAACGCCCATAGACCAAGCCGCCACCCTCTCCGGGCTGACGAAAGTCCAGTTCATTGCATTGATGGCCATGCTGATGTCCATCAATGCGATCTCGATCGACATCATGTTGCCCGGGCTGCAGGAAATCGGCGCGAGCCTCGGCGTGGCCGATGAGAACCATCGGCAATACGTCATAACCGCCTACCTGCTCGGCATGGGGTTCGCGCAACTGTTCTTCGGCCCCCTGTCCGACCGCTTCGGGCGAAAGGCGCCCTTGTTGGGCGGGCTGGCACTTTACGGCGTCAGCGCTCTCGCGATCGTGTTCGTACCGACCTTCACGACACTCCTCTTCCTTCGGCTCGTCCAGGGCATAGGCGCGGCGGCAACCCGCGTCATCACCGTTTCCATCGTGCGCGATGTCTATGGCGGGCGGCAGATGGCCGAGATCATGTCGCTGGTAATGATGGTGTTCATGATCGTCCCGGTCATCGCACCGAGCATCGGACAATTGATCATGCTCTTTTCCGAATGGCACATGATCTTCGTCGTGATCGCACTGTTCGCGGTTGCCGTAGCGCTTCCGGTCGCCTTGCGCCTTCGTGAGACTTTGGCCCCCGCCAACCGGCGCCCCTTCACGGCCTCGTCCATACTTGCGGGCTTCCGCATCGTGCTGACGAACCGGCTGGCGCTGTTCTATACGCTCGCGACGTCGGCTCTCCTTGGCGGTCTCTTCGGTTTCATCAACTCGGCGCAACAGATTCTCGTCGGCGTCTATGGCCTGGGCGTCTGGTTTCCGGCAGTATTCGCCGCTTTCGCCGGCATGATGGCGGTCGCCTCCTTTACCAATTCGCGACTTGTCCGGACGTTCGGCATGCGGGCATTGTCGCACGCCGCGCTTCTCGGCTTCACCCTGGCAAGTTTCATCTGGATGTCGGCTTCATTGATCGGGCCGCTGCCTTTGCCGGTCTTCATGCTCCTTCATGCCGCCACCATGTTCCAGTTCGGGCTGATCGCCGCCAACTTCAACGCCATGGCGATGGAACCGCTCGGCCACGTTGCCGGCACCGCCTCATCCGTTCTCGGCTTCACGCAGACGATCGGCGGCGGAATCATCGGCGCGTTCATCGGCCAGGCATTCGATAACAGCGTCACGCCCCTTGCGGTTGGCTTCTTCACGGTCGCACTCGTGGCGCTTGTCTGCGTGCTGATCGCAGAGGGCGGCAAGCTCTTCAAACCGCACAATCCGGCAGGCTAG
- a CDS encoding multidrug effflux MFS transporter, which translates to MTSVSQQSSLGEQSSGHADQASGAARLGMGLVEFIVTIAVMTASIALAIDSMLPALPSIGQTLNVANANDTQLVIGVFFLGFGLSQIFFGSLSDAFGRRSVLLCGLALFSVSMFAASWVESIETLLLLRFIQGIGGAAVRITTMAIVRDCFGGRDMARVMSYVMIVFMIVPIVAPTLGQVVIAYADWHWIFILIGVVGTALFVWALTRMKESLPKEERLPLSVGAVLSGFRTVLTNRITCGYMIGMTLFTAVICAYVVSVQQVFGEVYNLSDWMPIAFAGTAGGIAVANFANGYFVRSFGMRRISHAAMILFTLFAATGYVLSLAGTPAFAVSYVLFSLLLMFFAVIATNFTAISLEPMGHLAGTATAVTGFVSTTGGALIGGAVGQLFNGTLQPLFGGYALFGVLTILATLWAENGKLFTHPGDSDGTHEHGGGHL; encoded by the coding sequence ATGACTTCCGTTTCCCAACAATCTTCGCTTGGTGAACAATCATCGGGCCATGCCGATCAGGCTTCGGGCGCCGCGCGTCTCGGAATGGGCCTTGTCGAATTCATCGTCACCATTGCAGTCATGACCGCGAGCATTGCGCTCGCGATCGACAGCATGCTGCCGGCTCTGCCGAGCATCGGCCAGACGCTCAACGTTGCCAACGCCAACGATACGCAACTCGTGATCGGCGTCTTCTTCCTCGGCTTCGGCCTCTCCCAGATATTCTTCGGGAGCCTTTCGGATGCCTTCGGGCGCCGGTCCGTTCTCCTTTGCGGCCTTGCACTCTTCAGCGTGTCGATGTTCGCCGCCTCCTGGGTCGAAAGCATAGAGACGCTGCTCCTTCTCCGCTTCATCCAGGGGATCGGCGGTGCCGCCGTCCGCATCACGACCATGGCGATCGTCCGCGACTGTTTCGGCGGCCGCGACATGGCGCGCGTCATGTCCTATGTCATGATCGTCTTCATGATCGTGCCGATCGTCGCTCCGACACTTGGCCAAGTAGTGATCGCCTATGCCGACTGGCACTGGATCTTCATCCTGATCGGCGTCGTCGGCACCGCCCTGTTCGTCTGGGCGCTGACCCGGATGAAGGAGTCCCTGCCGAAGGAGGAACGTCTGCCGCTTTCGGTGGGAGCGGTCCTTTCCGGCTTCCGCACGGTGCTCACGAACCGCATCACCTGCGGCTACATGATCGGAATGACCCTGTTTACCGCCGTCATTTGCGCCTATGTCGTCAGCGTTCAGCAGGTCTTCGGCGAGGTCTACAACCTCAGTGACTGGATGCCGATCGCCTTTGCGGGCACCGCGGGCGGGATAGCGGTCGCGAACTTCGCCAACGGCTATTTCGTGCGCAGTTTCGGCATGCGACGCATCTCGCATGCCGCGATGATCCTCTTCACCCTCTTTGCTGCAACCGGTTACGTCCTGTCGCTCGCGGGCACTCCGGCCTTCGCCGTCAGCTATGTCCTGTTTTCGTTATTGCTGATGTTCTTCGCCGTCATCGCCACCAACTTCACGGCCATCAGCCTCGAGCCGATGGGACATCTGGCGGGCACGGCAACCGCCGTCACCGGTTTCGTCTCCACCACCGGCGGTGCGCTGATCGGCGGTGCCGTCGGCCAGCTCTTCAACGGCACGCTGCAGCCGCTCTTCGGCGGCTACGCCCTATTCGGCGTGCTGACCATCCTCGCAACGCTCTGGGCGGAAAATGGAAAGCTGTTCACCCATCCGGGCGACAGCGATGGGACGCACGAACACGGCGGCGGACACCTCTAG
- a CDS encoding inositol monophosphatase yields the protein MSHSVDIAALANLLQEAAVKEILPRFRNLGSGDVRMKSEAIDLVTEGDEAAERLIKANIDAIAPGAVFIGEESVAADPALLDKLAGADLAIVVDPIDGTFNFAAGLPLFGVMASVVAAGETVAGIIYDPLGNDWVIAERGSGAWMCRPDGTQERLSVTAGVTVDNMVGVASAGFYAQAERRIVMGNMAKVRMATSYRCAAHEYRIFAGGHLHFLMYQKLMPWDHLAGTLIAEEAGAYAARFDGSRYLPAHTNGGLLLATDKESWEELRREVFTV from the coding sequence ATGAGCCATTCCGTCGACATCGCCGCACTTGCCAACCTGCTGCAGGAAGCGGCGGTAAAGGAAATCCTCCCGCGCTTTCGCAATCTTGGCTCCGGCGATGTGCGGATGAAATCGGAAGCAATCGACCTGGTGACGGAAGGCGACGAGGCCGCCGAGAGGCTGATCAAGGCGAATATAGACGCGATTGCGCCGGGGGCCGTGTTCATCGGCGAGGAATCCGTCGCCGCCGATCCGGCGCTCCTCGACAAGCTCGCCGGTGCAGATCTCGCGATCGTCGTCGATCCGATCGACGGCACCTTCAATTTCGCAGCCGGCCTGCCGCTCTTCGGTGTGATGGCGAGCGTCGTTGCCGCGGGAGAGACCGTCGCAGGGATCATCTACGATCCGCTCGGCAACGACTGGGTCATCGCCGAGCGGGGCTCCGGCGCGTGGATGTGCCGGCCCGACGGGACGCAGGAGAGACTGTCGGTCACAGCCGGGGTCACCGTCGACAACATGGTGGGCGTCGCATCGGCCGGGTTTTACGCGCAGGCCGAGCGCCGCATCGTCATGGGCAATATGGCGAAGGTCCGGATGGCCACGAGCTATCGCTGCGCGGCGCATGAATACCGAATCTTTGCCGGCGGTCATCTGCACTTCCTGATGTATCAGAAGCTTATGCCTTGGGACCACCTTGCCGGCACCCTGATCGCCGAAGAGGCCGGCGCCTATGCGGCCCGTTTCGACGGCTCGCGTTATCTGCCCGCGCACACGAACGGCGGGCTGCTTCTGGCGACCGACAAGGAGAGCTGGGAGGAGTTGCGGCGGGAGGTCTTCACCGTCTGA
- the ttcA gene encoding tRNA 2-thiocytidine(32) synthetase TtcA, whose protein sequence is MEVAQSSPDETDSVIGDDAAFEGAAHPLFSRMPSSVSFNKLRKRLLRQVRQTLDDFGMLKGSRRWLVGVSGGKDSYSLLALLIDLQWRGLLPVEIVACNLDQGQPNFPKHVLPDYLRSIGVEHRIEYRDTYSIVKEKVPAGATYCSLCSRLRRGNLYRIAREEGCDALVLGHHREDILETFFMNFFHGGRLASMPAKLLNDEGDLMVLRPLAYAAEDDLAKFAAAMEFPIIPCDLCGSQDGLERNAMKAMLADIERRMPGRKDTMLRALGHVNASHLLDPKLFDFQSLSPEPKE, encoded by the coding sequence ATGGAAGTCGCACAATCCTCCCCGGACGAGACAGACAGCGTCATTGGCGATGATGCCGCCTTCGAAGGTGCGGCCCATCCGCTTTTTTCGCGCATGCCGTCCTCCGTCTCCTTCAACAAGCTGCGCAAGCGCCTGCTCAGGCAGGTGCGCCAGACGCTCGACGATTTCGGCATGCTCAAGGGCTCCAGACGCTGGCTTGTCGGCGTGTCGGGTGGAAAGGACAGCTACAGCCTGCTGGCGCTGCTGATCGACCTGCAGTGGCGGGGTCTGCTTCCCGTCGAAATCGTCGCCTGCAATCTGGATCAGGGGCAGCCGAACTTTCCGAAGCATGTCCTGCCCGACTATCTCCGGTCCATCGGCGTCGAGCACCGCATCGAATACCGCGACACCTATTCCATAGTGAAGGAGAAGGTGCCGGCGGGCGCGACCTATTGTTCGCTCTGTTCACGGCTGCGGCGCGGCAATCTTTATCGCATCGCCCGGGAGGAGGGCTGTGACGCATTGGTGCTTGGCCATCATCGGGAAGACATCCTCGAAACCTTTTTCATGAACTTTTTCCATGGCGGGCGCCTGGCGTCGATGCCGGCAAAGCTTCTCAACGACGAGGGCGATCTGATGGTCCTGCGGCCGCTTGCCTATGCGGCGGAGGACGATCTGGCGAAGTTCGCCGCGGCCATGGAGTTCCCGATCATTCCCTGCGACCTCTGTGGCTCGCAGGATGGGCTCGAGCGCAACGCAATGAAGGCGATGCTTGCGGATATCGAGCGGCGCATGCCGGGCCGCAAGGACACGATGCTGCGCGCGCTCGGACACGTGAACGCCTCGCATCTGCTCGATCCCAAGCTTTTCGACTTCCAATCCCTCTCTCCGGAGCCCAAAGAATGA
- a CDS encoding glutaminase, which yields MREPKPQEDLQAIIDDIFLELTPRLGEGKVADYIPQLARVDARHFGMAIVTTAGKVYRAGDAEMPFSIQSISKVFTLTLALGKHGENIWNRVGREPSGSAFNSIVQLEHEGGKPRNPFINAGAIRISDLILAGHTPKELIGEIVRFVRYLADDEDIVIDHEVARSETATGYRNIALANFMRSFGRLDHPVEHVLGVYFHHCALAMTCSQLAKAGLFLAAGGTNPLTGHSVVSRQRARRINALMLTCGHYDGSGDFAYRVGLPGKSGVGGGIMAVAPGKASIAVWSPGLNEYGNSLLGSLALEMLAARTGWSVFGP from the coding sequence ATGCGCGAGCCGAAACCGCAAGAAGACCTCCAGGCGATCATCGACGACATCTTTCTGGAACTGACGCCGCGCCTCGGCGAAGGGAAGGTTGCGGATTATATTCCGCAGCTGGCACGCGTCGATGCCCGTCACTTCGGCATGGCGATCGTCACAACGGCCGGCAAGGTCTATCGCGCCGGCGATGCGGAGATGCCGTTCTCCATTCAGAGCATCTCCAAGGTGTTCACGCTCACGCTGGCGTTGGGCAAACACGGTGAAAACATCTGGAACCGGGTGGGGCGCGAGCCTTCGGGCTCGGCCTTCAATTCGATCGTGCAGCTCGAGCATGAGGGTGGTAAGCCGCGCAACCCCTTCATCAATGCCGGCGCGATCAGGATAAGCGACCTCATTCTCGCCGGCCACACGCCGAAGGAGCTGATCGGAGAGATCGTTCGCTTCGTTCGTTATCTCGCGGATGACGAGGACATCGTGATCGACCACGAAGTCGCACGCTCGGAGACCGCGACCGGTTACCGCAACATCGCGCTTGCGAATTTCATGCGGTCCTTCGGCCGGCTCGATCATCCGGTCGAGCACGTGCTCGGCGTCTATTTCCATCATTGCGCGCTCGCGATGACCTGTAGCCAGCTGGCCAAGGCCGGCCTGTTTCTGGCAGCCGGCGGCACCAACCCGCTGACCGGCCACTCGGTCGTGTCGCGCCAGCGCGCGCGGCGCATCAATGCGCTTATGCTCACCTGCGGCCATTATGACGGCTCCGGCGATTTTGCCTATCGCGTCGGTCTGCCGGGGAAGAGCGGCGTCGGCGGCGGCATCATGGCGGTGGCGCCGGGCAAGGCGTCTATTGCCGTCTGGTCGCCCGGGCTCAACGAATACGGCAATTCGCTGCTGGGGTCGCTGGCGCTCGAAATGCTGGCTGCGCGTACGGGTTGGTCGGTGTTCGGGCCGTAA
- the rpsD gene encoding 30S ribosomal protein S4 has product MSKRESSKYKIDRRMGENIWGRPKSPVNRREYGPGQHGQRRKSKLSDFGVQLRAKQKLKGYYGDIREKQFRAIFAEASRRKGDTPENLVGLLESRLDAIVYRAKFVPTVFAARQFVNHGHVKVNGVRVNIGSYRCKPGDVIEVKEKSKQLVTVLEAVQLAERDVPDYIEADHNKMVATFVRVPALSDVPYPVVMEPHLVVEFYSR; this is encoded by the coding sequence ATGAGCAAGCGCGAGTCGTCCAAGTACAAAATTGACCGCCGTATGGGCGAAAATATCTGGGGCCGTCCGAAGTCCCCGGTGAACCGTCGCGAATATGGCCCGGGCCAGCACGGCCAGCGCCGCAAGTCCAAGCTTTCCGACTTCGGCGTGCAGCTGCGCGCCAAGCAGAAGCTGAAGGGCTACTACGGCGATATCCGTGAAAAGCAGTTCCGTGCGATCTTCGCGGAAGCATCGCGCCGTAAGGGCGACACCCCGGAGAACCTGGTCGGCCTGCTCGAATCGCGCCTCGACGCGATCGTTTACCGCGCCAAGTTCGTTCCGACCGTTTTCGCCGCGCGCCAGTTCGTCAACCATGGCCACGTCAAGGTCAACGGCGTTCGCGTGAACATCGGTTCCTACCGCTGCAAGCCGGGCGACGTCATCGAAGTCAAAGAAAAATCCAAGCAGCTCGTTACGGTTCTCGAAGCCGTACAGCTCGCCGAGCGTGACGTTCCTGATTACATCGAAGCCGATCACAACAAGATGGTCGCTACCTTCGTTCGCGTTCCCGCGCTCTCGGACGTGCCGTACCCGGTCGTCATGGAGCCGCACCTGGTCGTCGAATTTTATTCGCGTTAA
- a CDS encoding ATP-binding protein, with protein sequence MKVGIDMGTTSEGTSASLDIEELLATRLLVQGNSGSGKSHLLRRLLEQSAPWVQQCIIDPEGDFVTLADKFGHVVIEGERTDAELIGIATRIRQYRVSCVLSLEGLDVEQQMRSAGVFLNAMFDADREYWYPVLVVVDEAQMFAPSVGGDVSEEIRKVSLGAMTNLMCRGRKRGLAGVIATQRLAKLAKNVAAEASNFLMGRTFLDIDMLRAADLLGMDRRTAEMFRDLKRGSFVALGPALSRRPLRVTIGSVETSARSMSPKLMPLPEAPQDVADLIFTPDPEEFTRPVIRRTAPQPRPASDILAELSRPRPEPAAPVEAKPVQPEISAEEREALIGSLFAEIVANPEAAFRPDAELYQDFLVRCRIRRVPGPALSLGAFRRKMAVARSGIDAETAESEDWASALGLADRVTEDLQAVFLMLAQAALRGLPCPSDAMIARAYGTHSARRARRLLGYFEEQGLVVVHADFSGKRIVAFPDLGKETAPGDANAPDTGDSARAAAE encoded by the coding sequence ATGAAAGTCGGCATCGACATGGGAACGACGTCCGAAGGGACTTCGGCCTCGCTCGATATCGAAGAGCTTCTGGCGACGCGTCTTCTCGTGCAGGGCAATTCCGGCTCCGGCAAGTCGCATCTGCTCCGCCGTCTGCTGGAACAATCCGCGCCTTGGGTGCAGCAGTGCATCATCGATCCGGAAGGCGATTTCGTCACGCTTGCCGACAAGTTCGGCCATGTGGTGATCGAGGGGGAGCGTACCGATGCGGAGCTCATCGGCATCGCCACCCGCATCCGCCAGTACCGCGTTTCCTGCGTGCTTTCGCTCGAAGGGCTGGATGTCGAGCAGCAGATGCGCAGCGCCGGCGTGTTTCTGAATGCAATGTTCGATGCGGACCGGGAATATTGGTATCCCGTTCTGGTGGTCGTCGACGAGGCGCAGATGTTCGCACCGTCCGTCGGCGGCGACGTTTCGGAGGAAATACGCAAGGTTTCGCTCGGCGCAATGACCAATCTCATGTGCCGCGGCCGCAAGCGCGGGCTTGCCGGCGTCATCGCCACGCAGCGCCTCGCCAAGCTCGCCAAGAACGTGGCGGCAGAGGCCTCGAACTTCCTGATGGGACGCACCTTCCTCGACATCGATATGCTGCGCGCCGCCGATCTGCTCGGCATGGACCGGCGCACCGCCGAGATGTTTCGCGACCTGAAGCGCGGCTCCTTCGTGGCGCTCGGTCCCGCGCTTTCCCGCCGGCCGTTGAGGGTGACGATCGGTTCGGTCGAGACCTCGGCACGGTCGATGAGCCCGAAGCTGATGCCGCTGCCCGAAGCGCCGCAGGACGTGGCGGACCTGATCTTCACGCCCGACCCGGAGGAATTCACCCGCCCGGTTATCCGCCGCACAGCGCCGCAGCCGCGCCCCGCGAGCGATATTCTCGCGGAGCTGTCGCGGCCAAGGCCCGAGCCCGCAGCGCCCGTGGAAGCCAAGCCGGTGCAACCGGAAATCTCAGCGGAGGAGCGGGAGGCGCTGATCGGCAGCCTCTTTGCCGAAATCGTCGCAAATCCGGAAGCCGCGTTCAGGCCCGATGCTGAGCTCTACCAGGACTTTCTCGTGCGCTGCCGCATTCGCCGCGTCCCCGGACCCGCGCTCTCCTTGGGCGCATTCCGCCGCAAGATGGCCGTCGCCCGATCGGGCATCGATGCCGAGACGGCGGAAAGCGAGGATTGGGCCTCGGCGCTTGGGCTGGCCGACCGGGTGACGGAAGACCTGCAGGCAGTCTTCCTGATGCTGGCACAGGCGGCCCTGCGCGGGCTGCCTTGTCCGTCGGACGCTATGATTGCCCGCGCCTACGGAACGCATTCGGCCCGTCGCGCACGGCGATTGCTCGGTTATTTCGAAGAGCAGGGGCTTGTCGTCGTGCATGCGGATTTCTCCGGCAAGCGCATCGTCGCTTTCCCGGATCTCGGCAAGGAAACGGCTCCGGGCGACGCCAATGCCCCGGACACGGGCGATTCAGCGCGCGCGGCCGCCGAGTGA
- the murI gene encoding glutamate racemase — translation MTKTELKPILVFDSGIGGLTVLREARVLMPERHFIYVADDAGFPYGGWEEGALKERVIALFGGLLAEHDPEICIIACNTAFTLLGADLRAAYPQMTFVGTVPAIKPAAERTRSGLVSVLATPGTVKRAYTRDLIQSFASQCHVRLVGSENLARMAEAYIRGDALGDEAVLAEIAPCFVEAEGKRTDIVVLACTHYPFMANVFRRLAPWPVDWLDPAEAIARRARSLVPLPNGFEPLNGEDPAIFTSGNPDFATRRLMQGFGLRVVAAAATADRREAVT, via the coding sequence GTGACAAAGACTGAGCTGAAGCCCATTCTCGTCTTCGACAGCGGGATCGGTGGCCTGACGGTGCTGCGCGAGGCGCGCGTGCTGATGCCGGAGCGGCATTTCATCTACGTCGCCGACGATGCCGGTTTTCCCTATGGTGGCTGGGAGGAGGGCGCTCTGAAGGAGCGGGTGATCGCTCTATTCGGTGGGCTGCTTGCCGAGCATGATCCGGAAATCTGCATCATCGCCTGCAATACGGCATTCACGCTCCTCGGCGCGGATCTGCGCGCCGCCTATCCGCAGATGACCTTCGTCGGCACCGTTCCGGCCATCAAGCCTGCGGCCGAGCGCACCCGTTCCGGCCTCGTTTCGGTGCTTGCGACTCCGGGAACCGTGAAGCGCGCCTATACCCGCGATCTCATCCAGTCCTTCGCCTCGCAATGTCACGTCAGACTGGTCGGCTCGGAGAACCTCGCGCGCATGGCGGAAGCCTATATTCGCGGCGACGCATTGGGTGACGAGGCGGTTCTCGCCGAGATCGCGCCCTGCTTCGTGGAGGCGGAGGGAAAGAGAACCGATATCGTCGTGCTGGCCTGCACGCACTATCCTTTCATGGCCAATGTTTTCCGCCGGCTGGCGCCCTGGCCGGTAGACTGGCTGGATCCGGCCGAAGCGATCGCGAGGCGGGCGCGCTCGCTGGTGCCGCTGCCGAACGGGTTCGAGCCATTGAACGGCGAGGACCCGGCGATCTTCACATCGGGCAATCCCGATTTCGCGACACGCCGTCTGATGCAAGGCTTCGGCTTGAGAGTTGTTGCCGCTGCCGCAACTGCGGACAGGCGCGAAGCGGTCACCTAA
- a CDS encoding RNA methyltransferase, protein MAGTNSERELLTEGPAIILAFPQLGENIGMVARAMANFGLSELRLVSPRDGWPSEKARSAASRADHVIDGAKLYETLEEALADLNFVYATTARDRDGFKPVRSPIVAARELRHRFKEGEKVGIIFGRERTGLTNAEVALADEIVTFPVNPAFASLNLAQAVLLMSYEWLKTGMTSEDETSFQASQQRPATKEQLHGLCEHLEEALDARNYFRSADKKPKLVENLRAVLTRPSFTESEIQVLRGVISSLDRFTRENPRGSAAPPGHSRKEQSGGDKD, encoded by the coding sequence ATGGCAGGCACAAACAGCGAGCGCGAACTTTTGACGGAAGGTCCGGCAATCATTCTCGCCTTTCCCCAGCTCGGCGAGAATATCGGCATGGTGGCGCGCGCCATGGCGAATTTCGGCCTGTCCGAACTGCGCCTCGTCAGCCCGCGCGATGGCTGGCCGAGTGAAAAGGCACGCTCCGCCGCCAGCCGCGCCGATCACGTGATCGACGGTGCCAAGCTCTACGAAACGCTCGAAGAGGCGCTCGCCGACCTCAATTTCGTCTACGCGACCACCGCGCGCGACCGCGACGGCTTCAAACCCGTGCGCTCGCCGATCGTCGCCGCCCGGGAACTCCGTCACCGGTTCAAGGAGGGCGAGAAGGTCGGCATCATTTTCGGCCGCGAGCGCACCGGACTGACCAATGCCGAGGTCGCGCTTGCCGACGAGATCGTGACCTTCCCGGTCAATCCCGCCTTCGCTTCGCTGAACCTCGCCCAGGCAGTGCTGCTCATGTCCTATGAGTGGCTGAAGACCGGCATGACCTCCGAGGACGAGACATCTTTCCAGGCGAGCCAGCAGCGCCCGGCGACGAAGGAGCAGTTGCATGGGCTCTGCGAGCATCTGGAAGAGGCACTCGACGCGCGCAACTATTTCCGTTCCGCCGACAAAAAGCCGAAATTGGTCGAGAATCTGCGCGCGGTTCTGACCAGACCATCCTTTACCGAATCGGAAATCCAGGTGCTGCGCGGCGTCATTTCTTCGCTCGACCGTTTCACGCGCGAAAATCCGCGTGGCTCCGCAGCTCCGCCCGGGCATAGCAGGAAAGAACAGAGCGGCGGTGACAAAGACTGA